One Ostrea edulis chromosome 2, xbOstEdul1.1, whole genome shotgun sequence genomic region harbors:
- the LOC125680297 gene encoding queuine tRNA-ribosyltransferase catalytic subunit 1-like, with the protein MIGHERGFPEVMASQGTHALSFKILAECSTTKARASFMKLPHATVDTPVFMPVGTQGTLKGLVPDELRELDCRIILGNTYHLGHRPGPKLLEKAGGLHEFMKWDRALLTDSGGFQMVSLLKLAEITEEGVKFQSPHDGSEMMLTPEHSIQIQNTIGADIIMQLDDVVHSCVTGPRVEEAMYRTIRWLDRCLKAHKRPHDQNIFPIVQGGLNPELRKKCAQELTKREVPGFAIGGLSGGESKDEFWRMVNISTDHLPKGKPRYLMGVGFAVDLVVCVALGCDMFDCVFPTRTARFGNALTTTGTLVLHRPEFAEDFRPIEEDCICSTCKNYTRAYLHGLVENEAVSCSLMTTHNIAYQLRLMRTMHKNIMEDTFPEFIQDFFDKLYSNGDYPKWAVDALASVNVHLKKS; encoded by the exons atgATTGGTCATGAAAGGGGATTTCCAGAAGTAATGGCTTCACAGGGAACACATGctctttcattcaaaatattggCAGAATGCTCAACTACAAAGGCAAGAGCCAGTTTTATGAAACTTCCGCATGCAACAGTGGATACTCCTGTTTTCATGCCTGTTGGGACGCAAGGAACGCTGAAAGGACTTGTTCCTGATGAACTTAGGGAGTTAGACTGTCGGATCATATTGGGGAATACGTACCACTTAGGTCACAGACCG GGTCCAAAGTTGTTGGAGAAAGCTGGTGGTTTGCATGAATTTATGAAATGGGACAGAGCTCTTCTAAct GACAGTGGGGGCTTTCAGATGGTATCTCTCCTGAAATTGGCAGAAATCACAGAAGAGGGAGTCAAATTCCAGTCTCCTCATGATGGATCAGAAATGATGTTGACTCCAGAGCACTCCATACAGATACAGAATACCATTG GTGCTGATATTATAATGCAGCTGGATGATGTTGTCCACAGCTGTGTAACAGGACCAAGGGTGGAAGAAGCCATGTACAG GACAATCCGATGGTTGGACAGGTGTTTAAAGGCTCACAAGAGACCACATGACCAGAATATATTTCCCATAGTGCAAGGTGGTTTAAATCCAGAACTCAGAAAAAAATGTGCTCAAG AACTGACCAAGAGAGAAGTACCAGGCTTTGCCATTGGTGGCTTAAGTGGAGGAGAGTCGAAGGATGAATTTTGGAGAATGGTGAATATATCAACTGACCATTTACCAAAGGGCAAACCACGTTACTTGATGGGAGTGGG GTTTGCTGTTGACCTTGTGGTGTGTGTGGCTCTTGGCTGTGATATGTTCGACTGTGTTTTTCCTACTAGAACTGCA AGATTTGGTAATGCATTGACTACCACAGGAACCCTAGTTTTACATCGACCAGAATTTGCTGAAGATTTTCGACCAATTGAAGAAGACTGTATATGTTCTACCTGTAAGAATTACACCAGAGCTTACCTTCATGGTTTGGTAGAGAATGAAGCTGTATCATGTTCCCTAATGACCACCCACAATATCGCATACCAG TTGAGGTTAATGAGAACTATGCACAAGAATATAATGGAGGACACCTTCCCAGAATTCATTCAGGACTTCTTCGACAAACTCTACTCTAATGGTGACTACCCAAAGTGGGCAGTGGATGCATTAGCTTCTGTCAATGTCCACTTGAAAAAATCTTGA
- the LOC125680298 gene encoding ankyrin repeat and SOCS box protein 13-like, with amino-acid sequence MDLINPSATKEEAIGALHYCITMGYLDVVDPILKIHFGTSKLSDLSSQCIELLTCVAKSGSVDLLVRLLCHVDEGFLATTLGHRSLVTKLLTVAVASGNDAVCGTLIERGGDPCGQINGTTFLHAAVAQGQERLIKALVDGGADVCLRDRRGETLIFPVIMSNISNKADLVSWLVSRGVDPKSTGISGKQPIHLAAAHSPEMILRLVELGCDVNQTDVVHNETPLHIACSRCNVDTIDTLINCGAKFNITNNEGETPLTKLLKFAKDIHSFHSRLRLNLARQLIRYGFVCKTNYLEKKGKQKVGRNKPFELYQRLCLECKKVPSLQHLARVVVRDHIKPVNVRKAVFSLSVPSHLKHNLMFTDCTLSSTSS; translated from the exons ATGGACTTGATCAATCCATCTGCAACGAAAGAAGAAGCGATAGGAGCACTACACTACTGCATAACCATGGGCTATCTCGATGTCGTAGACCCCATCTTGAAAATTCATTTTGGAACGTCAAAACTTTCGGATCTATCCAGTCAGTGTATAGAACTTTTAACATGTGTTGCGAAGTCGGGTTCTGTTGACTTGCTGGTGAGGCTGTTGTGTCATGTGGATGAGGGGTTCTTGGCAACAACACTCGGCCACCGAAGCCTCGTTACCAAACTACTCACCGTGGCAGTCGCTAGTGGGAACGATGCTGTGTGTGGGACGCTGATCGAGAGAGGTGGGGACCCCTGTGGACAAATTAACGGTACGACATTCTTACACGCTGCTGTGGCCCAAGGACAGGAGAGATTGATTAAAGCTTTGGTGGATGGGGGAGCCGATGTATGCTTAAGGGACAGAAGAGGAGAAACACTAATATTTCCAGTCATAATGTCCAACATCTCCAACAAG GCTGACTTAGTGAGTTGGCTAGTATCACGAGGGGTGGATCCTAAAAGCACGGGCATTAGCGGAAAACAACCCATACACCTGGCGGCTGCTCACTCACCTGAAATGATTTTACGTCTTGTGGAGTTAGGCTGTGACGTCAATCAAACGGACGTTGTTCATAACGAGACCCCTCTACACATAGCTTGCAGTAGGTGTAACGTTGATACCATTGACACTTTGATCAACTGCGGGGCGAAATTCAACATAACAAACAACGAGGGGGAAACACCGCTGACTAAACTACTGAAGTTTGCAAAAGACATACACAGTTTTCACTCTAGGTTGAGATTGAATTTAGCCAGACAGTTAATACGGTACGGATTCGTTTGCAAGACAAATTATTTAGAGAAGAAAGGAAAACAGAAAGTAGGAAGAAACAAACCATTTGAGCTATATCAGAGACTGTGTCTGGAATGTAAGAAAGTACCCAGCCTTCAGCACCTGGCCAGGGTGGTAGTTCGTGATCACATTAAGCCTGTAAACGTGCGGAAGGCGGTCTTTTCCCTGAGTGTTCCGTCTCATCTCAAACACAACCTTATGTTCACTGACTGCACATTGTCATCGACCTCGTCCTAA